One genomic region from Vitreimonas flagellata encodes:
- the gcvA gene encoding transcriptional regulator GcvA has product MSHLPSLQTLRAFVAAGRHKSYSKAAEELGLTHGAVSHRIRELEERLGVALFKRVGNSMQLTEAGQKLEAQVRQGLSLLEQAFAPPKNTTSAGKPRRHIVVTSVPSLGSTWLFARLGEYQAEHPDIDIDLRVSETLNDYKREGIDIGVRLGSGGWPGLHAEKLFDEALTPVCTPAYRDQLNLREPADLQRATFLRNPWTPWSRWFRAAGLDWPEPARGPRFDDAPLLLRAALAGQGIALGRQWLAVEEIRDGRLVAPFDLAVRDDFAYWLVWPTGRPAHPEVTRFRDWLAAQAAAEKPPCPIQVVG; this is encoded by the coding sequence ATGAGCCATTTGCCCTCGCTGCAGACGCTGCGCGCCTTCGTCGCCGCGGGTCGGCACAAATCCTATTCCAAGGCGGCGGAAGAGCTCGGCCTCACGCATGGCGCGGTGAGCCATCGCATTCGCGAACTGGAAGAGCGCTTGGGCGTGGCGCTTTTCAAGCGCGTCGGCAATTCCATGCAATTGACAGAAGCTGGCCAGAAGCTCGAAGCGCAAGTGCGGCAGGGTTTATCGCTGTTAGAGCAAGCCTTCGCGCCACCGAAGAACACGACCAGCGCCGGCAAGCCGCGCCGGCATATCGTCGTGACCTCTGTGCCGAGCCTGGGCTCGACGTGGCTCTTCGCGCGCCTCGGCGAATACCAAGCCGAGCATCCCGACATCGACATCGATCTGCGCGTCTCGGAGACGCTGAACGACTACAAGCGCGAAGGCATCGACATCGGCGTGCGTCTAGGTTCAGGCGGCTGGCCTGGCCTGCACGCGGAAAAGCTGTTCGATGAAGCGCTGACGCCGGTGTGCACGCCGGCTTATCGCGATCAGCTCAATCTGCGCGAGCCCGCCGACCTGCAGCGCGCAACCTTCCTGCGCAATCCGTGGACGCCGTGGTCGCGTTGGTTTCGCGCCGCCGGGCTCGATTGGCCGGAGCCCGCACGCGGACCGCGCTTTGACGATGCGCCCTTGCTGTTGCGCGCAGCGCTAGCCGGCCAAGGCATTGCGCTCGGCCGGCAATGGCTCGCCGTCGAGGAAATCCGCGACGGCCGCCTGGTTGCGCCGTTCGATTTGGCCGTGCGCGATGATTTCGCCTATTGGCTCGTCTGGCCCACGGGCCGCCCCGCGCATCCCGAAGTCACCCGCTTCCGCGACTGGCTCGCCGCCCAAGCCGCCGCCGAAAAGCCGCCCTGCCCGATCCAGGTCGTGGGCTAG
- the kdsA gene encoding 3-deoxy-8-phosphooctulonate synthase, whose protein sequence is MNPASVIRIPRVESTPLEIGNNLPLTFICGPCQLESRAHALESAEFLRDVFKRAGAGFIYKTSFDKANRSSLATKRGAGLSVSGPIFEEIRTKLGIPVITDVHLPEQCADVAEVVDVLQIPAFLCRQTDLLVAAAETGKPINVKKGQFLAPWDMKNVIAKITGSGNPNVMACERGASFGYNTLVSDMRALPIMKSFGAPVVFDATHSVQQPGGRGDTSGGERQFVPILARAAVAIGVAAVFLEAHPDPDNAPSDGPNMVPFDQLEDLVNDLVAFDKLAKQTAIAAE, encoded by the coding sequence ATGAACCCCGCCTCCGTGATCCGTATTCCGCGCGTCGAAAGCACGCCGCTCGAGATCGGCAATAATCTGCCGCTCACCTTCATCTGCGGCCCGTGCCAGCTCGAGAGCCGGGCGCATGCTCTGGAATCGGCGGAATTCCTGCGCGACGTGTTCAAGCGCGCCGGCGCCGGGTTCATCTACAAGACCAGCTTCGACAAGGCCAATCGTTCAAGCCTCGCCACAAAGCGCGGCGCAGGGCTTTCGGTGTCAGGGCCCATCTTCGAAGAAATCCGCACCAAGCTCGGCATCCCGGTGATCACCGACGTGCACTTGCCCGAGCAATGCGCCGACGTCGCCGAAGTGGTCGACGTGCTGCAAATCCCCGCCTTCCTCTGCCGCCAGACAGATCTGCTCGTGGCGGCGGCCGAAACCGGCAAGCCGATCAACGTCAAGAAGGGCCAATTCCTGGCGCCGTGGGACATGAAGAACGTGATCGCCAAGATCACGGGCTCGGGAAACCCCAACGTCATGGCCTGCGAACGCGGCGCTTCGTTCGGCTACAACACACTCGTTTCCGACATGCGCGCACTGCCGATCATGAAGAGCTTCGGCGCGCCGGTCGTTTTCGACGCCACGCACTCGGTGCAGCAACCGGGCGGCCGTGGCGATACGTCGGGCGGCGAGCGCCAGTTCGTGCCGATCCTCGCCCGCGCGGCGGTGGCGATCGGCGTGGCGGCAGTCTTCCTCGAAGCGCACCCCGATCCCGACAACGCCCCCAGCGACGGCCCCAACATGGTGCCGTTCGATCAGCTGGAAGACCTCGTCAACGACCTCGTCGCCTTCGATAAGCTCGCCAAGCAAACCGCGATCGCGGCGGAATAG
- a CDS encoding UDP-glucuronic acid decarboxylase family protein, translating into MFERRILVTGGSGFLGSHLCDRLVERGDDVICADNLFTGRKRNIAHLLDKPNFEFTRHDVTFPLYVEVDQIYNLACPASPVHYQHDPVQTTKTSVHGAINMLGLAKRLRARIFQASTSEVYGDPDIHPQPEEYWGRVNPIGVRSCYDEGKRCAETLFFDYYRQHKLEIRVGRIFNTYGPRMHPNDGRVVSNFIVQALKGEDITLYGDGLQTRSFCYVDDLVEAFIRFMDTDGDVPGPINLGNPGEFTIKELAEHVIDLIGSKSKMIFLPLPSDDPKQRQPNISKAREVLGWEPKVPLRDGLTRTIAYFDGLLKEGDPLMVDKA; encoded by the coding sequence ATGTTTGAACGACGTATTCTAGTCACCGGCGGCTCGGGCTTCCTTGGCTCCCATTTGTGCGACCGCCTGGTGGAGCGCGGCGACGATGTGATCTGCGCCGACAATCTGTTCACCGGCCGCAAGCGCAACATCGCGCATCTGCTCGACAAGCCGAATTTCGAGTTCACCCGCCACGACGTGACCTTCCCGCTCTATGTCGAGGTCGATCAGATCTACAATCTGGCCTGCCCGGCGAGCCCGGTGCACTACCAGCACGATCCAGTGCAGACGACGAAGACGAGCGTGCACGGCGCCATCAATATGCTGGGCCTCGCCAAGCGCCTGCGTGCGCGCATCTTCCAAGCTTCGACGTCGGAAGTGTACGGCGATCCAGACATTCACCCACAGCCGGAAGAATATTGGGGCCGCGTCAATCCGATCGGCGTGCGCTCCTGCTATGACGAAGGCAAACGCTGCGCCGAGACGTTGTTCTTCGATTATTATCGCCAGCACAAACTTGAAATCCGCGTCGGCCGCATCTTCAACACCTACGGCCCGCGCATGCATCCGAATGACGGGCGCGTGGTGTCGAACTTCATCGTGCAAGCGTTGAAGGGCGAGGACATCACGCTCTACGGCGACGGCCTGCAAACGCGCTCGTTCTGCTACGTTGATGATCTTGTCGAAGCGTTTATCCGCTTCATGGATACGGACGGCGACGTGCCGGGCCCAATCAATCTCGGCAATCCCGGCGAATTCACGATCAAGGAACTGGCCGAGCACGTGATCGATCTCATCGGCTCGAAGTCGAAGATGATTTTCCTGCCGCTGCCGAGCGACGATCCGAAGCAACGCCAACCGAACATTTCCAAAGCGCGCGAAGTGTTGGGCTGGGAGCCGAAAGTGCCGCTGCGCGACGGGCTCACGCGCACGATCGCGTATTTCGACGGCCTGCTCAAAGAAGGCGACCCGCTGATGGTTGACAAGGCTTAG
- a CDS encoding glutathione S-transferase family protein yields MSAQDQPLRLLGAPGSPYTRKMLALLRYRRIPHAIIWGGHQSPPPGLPAPKVKLLPTFYFPTADGDVEAVVDSTPIIRRLEREHRDRSAIPEDPIVSFLNDLMEDYADEWLTKAMFHYRWAHKPDRDNAGPLLIFWSLPMLPAAEATNWSAMITKRQFDRLYVVGSNDVTAQTIERSYERFLAVFDALLQHKGFTLGARPAAADFAIYGQLTQLGIVEPTAAAVTARYPRVRAWIDRMEDLSGLEPSAADWMSREQALQACAPLLAEIGRVYAPFLIANAAAIQAGEANFETAIDGAAWSQPTFPYQAKCLHWLRDTLEALTPADRAWLKPHLQNANLADALGA; encoded by the coding sequence ATGAGCGCACAGGATCAACCGCTCCGCTTGCTGGGCGCGCCAGGCTCGCCGTACACGCGCAAAATGCTGGCGCTGCTGCGCTATCGGCGCATCCCGCACGCGATCATTTGGGGCGGACACCAATCGCCGCCGCCGGGTTTGCCGGCGCCGAAAGTCAAATTGCTCCCCACCTTCTATTTCCCCACCGCTGACGGCGACGTGGAGGCCGTGGTGGATTCCACACCGATCATTCGCCGCCTCGAACGCGAACACCGCGATCGTTCTGCAATACCAGAGGATCCGATCGTCTCGTTTCTCAACGATCTGATGGAGGATTACGCGGACGAGTGGCTTACCAAGGCGATGTTTCATTATCGCTGGGCGCACAAGCCCGATCGCGACAACGCGGGTCCGCTTCTGATCTTTTGGTCGCTGCCGATGTTGCCAGCGGCGGAAGCAACGAACTGGTCCGCAATGATTACGAAGCGCCAATTCGATCGGCTTTACGTCGTCGGCTCGAACGATGTGACCGCGCAAACGATCGAGCGTTCTTATGAGCGCTTTCTCGCGGTGTTCGATGCGTTGCTGCAGCACAAGGGTTTCACCCTTGGCGCGCGCCCAGCCGCCGCCGATTTTGCCATCTATGGCCAGCTCACCCAGCTCGGCATCGTTGAGCCCACAGCCGCCGCCGTCACCGCACGCTATCCACGCGTCCGCGCCTGGATCGATCGCATGGAAGACCTCTCAGGGCTTGAGCCCAGCGCAGCAGATTGGATGTCGCGCGAGCAGGCGCTGCAGGCGTGCGCGCCTTTGCTTGCGGAAATCGGGCGCGTCTATGCGCCTTTCCTGATTGCCAACGCCGCCGCAATTCAGGCTGGCGAAGCGAATTTCGAGACCGCCATCGATGGCGCCGCCTGGTCGCAGCCCACCTTCCCGTACCAAGCCAAATGCTTGCATTGGCTGAGAGATACGCTTGAAGCGCTGACGCCCGCGGATCGCGCATGGCTCAAGCCGCACTTGCAGAACGCCAATCTCGCGGACGCATTGGGCGCCTAG
- a CDS encoding bifunctional diaminohydroxyphosphoribosylaminopyrimidine deaminase/5-amino-6-(5-phosphoribosylamino)uracil reductase RibD, translating to MQRALDVAAPGVGRTGENPSVGCVLVRDGVVLGEARTADSGRPHAEEQAIAQAGDARGATAYVTLEPCAKRSNGSASCTDRLIAAGVARVVIAARDPHPFAAGVGVERLQAAGVRVEFVLEEEARAQNADFFARWEPR from the coding sequence ATGCAGCGCGCGCTTGATGTCGCCGCGCCGGGCGTCGGCCGGACTGGCGAAAACCCCTCTGTTGGCTGCGTGCTCGTGCGCGACGGCGTTGTGCTGGGCGAAGCGCGTACCGCCGATAGCGGCCGGCCACACGCTGAAGAACAGGCGATTGCACAAGCGGGCGATGCGCGTGGGGCGACCGCCTACGTCACGCTCGAACCATGCGCCAAACGCAGCAACGGCTCGGCCTCCTGTACGGATCGGCTGATCGCAGCGGGCGTGGCGCGCGTGGTGATCGCGGCGCGTGATCCACATCCGTTTGCGGCAGGCGTGGGCGTTGAACGGCTGCAAGCCGCGGGCGTGCGCGTTGAGTTTGTGCTCGAAGAAGAAGCCCGCGCGCAGAACGCGGATTTCTTTGCGCGCTGGGAGCCGCGCTAG